In Anopheles bellator chromosome 2, idAnoBellAS_SP24_06.2, whole genome shotgun sequence, the genomic stretch TCCTTCAGGGAGAGGGAGAACGCGATCGCATTTcggttctgtttgttttactaATGCCATTGGCAACGCGGGCGCGTTGGATGTGCGCGCGGTTGTTGGCTTTGTCTCACAACTCACCATCACCAGCCAccgacgcacacacgcagttTGATTTGTGGCAATCGAAATTGACTCCTGTTTTGGGTGGGCTGCCTTACTGCGAATCCGGTGCATACAATTTGGCCCCACGGCAACGTGCATCGGAGGccgaatgttttttttttggtagcCGACCAAAAAGGTGGACATTGGTGTCAACAAAGGaacccatccatccatcctgTCTATCTGTCGGTCGAAATGGCGCACTTGGGATGTGGCCCGAAAACGCGAACGAAAACCCTCGGTTTCCCGAGGACACACTCTATTGCGCATTTATTCTCCAAAATTAacacaccagcagcggcactggcgctggcgaaaagaaagagcGTCTGGCGTCTCTCCCTCGCACACGCGTCTAATTTTCAGCGCCGCGtagaaaagcggaaaaacgcCAGCCGCCGGCCTATCTATCTGGCGGATACAACAGCACAGCGCAACAGTCGCAGCGCATAACTTTGACTTACTCTCGCACAGGGAGAGCGGGCCACCCGAGCACATAAGAGGTgtacctgctgctgctgctgcccgtccGTGTTTATCGCGCGCCACATCATTATGCTCTCCTGGTGATGTGCGAAGCAAATCATGGAACACGCGCGCCCCAGCGGTGTCTTCTCTCGGGCTCTCGGCGTGCGTCAAGGTGTGCCCGGCCCCGCCGTTGGTCGGTCAACCGAAACACCAAAGTGGTGCCAACAACATTCTAGAAcatccgccaccaccacgcgagACACAATGTTGATGAGAGAATAATGGCCAATATATCGGTGAGAGAGCTGCTGttgtgtgcgtctgtgtgcaGAGCAGAGATTCCCGTGCTCCTTTTCACACttcgcaacagcagcagcttcacgGGAGCATTGATTTTTATGCGTCAACAATCCTTCATCCCGCACCGGGGAAAAGTGCACCTAAAATGAGAAGAAGGAGTGCTTTGCCAAGGATTGTGCGCTTCCTTGCGCGTCGGAGAAAGTGTAGATTCTGACGCGGGGTCTACCCTAAAAAAACTAGAGCCGATAAATCCCGTGAAAGAACCCATAAAACTTACTCCATTCGCCACGAGCTTCGTGCTTCTCGGCTTCAGTGGCTCACTTTTACTCGACTTTCGTCACGCTCAACTATCACggttgctctctctcgctctcttgctctctctttctctctactgCTTAGTGATTGCTTTTCCCGCCGGCGGTGGTTGGCTCCGGGATCTTTCACCTTCGTTCCACTCGCGCGGCACAACGGTCAAAAGGTTAGTCAACGACGTCACTGGGCCGACGGAGGCCAACCAACCGCCAACGCAGCTCGCGCAACTGCCGCCCACGGGACCGCATTCCAGAAGCATTGACCGCCCCCCTCTCCCCTCCATCGAGCGCTTAAAAGGATGGCGAAAATAGATTAGGTCCTACTCTCACTCAGGATGAAAACGGTCTTTTAACGGTCCTTCTTTTTATGTCGGCCGTcgtttttttggttcgatgaatttaaattttcgcaAAGCCGGACCCAGCCACGGATATGTACAATTTTCCGGAGAGCTCCGAGGCTCGcgcttttccgattttcctcCACCCGTAAAATTGGGTTGGTATCCTCGagcttgttgtttttgtttttgtcccaCACCCGGCACGCCGCGCTCGTCGCCTACTTCGTCGCCCAACAACattgtggtttggtttttcgggggGTGATACAAGGAAAGATACacttgtgtgtgtgtctgtgtttcgGGACGAGAAATAAAAGCAACAACCAGGCGCGCTTCCCAACGCGCATTCGCAGAGATGGCGTTCGGCTtttgctctgtctctctctctcgctcgctctttgTGGGTTGGGGGTTGCTCTGTGGCGTGCGCGTGTAATAAATGGTGTAATCGCGGTGGCGCACAAGGGAGGCCCGTGTTACATATACCCCACCGAGGCAAGGGAGCGAAAGAGCAGCGTGGTTGTAACATCGCAACAAAATCTCCAGGGCGAACGAGAGAAAGCGCGAAAGATTTGGCGcccccatctctctctctcgctctcggggCCTGCTCCGTTTTTCGTAGGATCATCGCCGAATGTGCGTTGTTTGGGTTCGTCTCAGCAATCACAGAGTGTAATCGTGTTGCTTTGCGGGTTTTCAAAATTGATCCGAACCAGCTCTCCCCTCGCGAGCATATGACCCCGCGCCAGGGGGTTGACGAACACGCACCTGGTCAGTTCGGTGGTGCGTCTGTGTGCGAATTCGCCCTTTTGCGGCGAGCGCGCGATTTGCACCAGTTTCTTTGTGTAGCTCGCgttcggagagagagagaacgagagagagcgagagaaattTACATTCCATTCGCTGACTGGACCGGAGATGATGGCCCTtgcgatgaatatttaaatgcGAATCTCTAACATGTCGAGCATCTTTCGAGTACATAATTGCGCCCCGCAGTTGTTGCGCTGTTATCAGAGAGaagtggccaccattttcaGATAGCATTGGCCGCTTTCCATTGGCATGcaggcaacggcagcagcaaccgcacaCGATGACGCAGAGTGGatgcacaccaacaccagcttAATCGTCACATCGGGCCATCGATTAATAATAGCTTTCGGTGTGCTGCGTGTTCCTCGGAGGGGGGACGGCCACCGCGACCACCCCTATCCTGTTGCACAAAATAACGCaagacgatggcgacgacgggtGACAGCAGGCAGtcgggaccgaccgaagaGAAACCAGTTCTCGGTCTCGTTCTTGAGAACACAACCGACACCACCGTGAAAAGGGGTGATTGGCGCGCGGCAACCGAGTGCGACGGCACATGACCatcctctctctttctcataCGTGGTATGTGGCTGGCTTTTGCACCTGGATTCGAGACCGACACACTGCGGGATCTTCTCTCTCCTGTCATCGTCCTTTGCCGGGACCGAGTTCACCGCAGGAGGCGTGCGAATGCGGCACGCGGGGAAAGGAATCCTCTcaaatacacacaaacacgtaACAGGGGCCCCTGGTGGTGGCGCTTCGGACAGCGGGACATGGGGTTGCGGTAACTGCTGCGCTGTCGAACTCTCTTTTTGCACGTCGCGGCGCGCAACACGAAGATGATGGATTACATTTTGCATAAGCGCCGCGCTGGCCCCGTCTCGTAATTGGTGGCCACATTATCGGGAATTGGTCTTTTCAGCCCGTTCAGGAATCGTTATTATCGTGGGGTTTAGTAGCAAACAAGCCacgtcgatggcgatggcgacgacgatggcagcaACGCTCTAGGGCGGcgtttaatttcatttatctaaaataaatcaattaccaaatcgaaaacaaattaatggtCCATTGTCGGCGGGGGGTGTTCACAGTAATTAATTTACGagtttttccggtgccggtccgaGGTCCTCTCCGGTAGGCGCGGAATGTATGAGCCGCAATTAATAAGCGGCTTAGAGGGCTACCGAAGCCGAAATGTTGGCCTTCCCGCTGCTGCCTACggtgaaataaatcatttctaGAGGCTCGATCCGAAGGAATGGCCCGTTTTTTACGCAATcaagcgaaccgaaacggtGCTGCGTCCCGGCGGATCCGGCTGAATGCCGGCGCAAATTGCGCTGCCCGCGCTGTGAAAGAACTTAAAAAGCGATCCCTTTTTTAGTGCCCCTTGCACACCGCGTTCGAGAAATAGAACCCCTCCCGGGGTGCATCATGCTCTCTGCAGGAATTTGTcgttccagccagccagtcagccagcggTGTTCTCTCTCAGCTGTTCCCTTGGTGCACGGGTAAACCCTCCTGGTGtcccgtccggtggtggcaTACCGGCCCTGAAGCATACCATGCTGGGCCAAAGCACACGGAAGACCCCGCGTCGGAAACGCGTTCAACGCAACTTAACGCAActcagcgcgcgcgcaacaTATGCGGCCGACCAGACCATGGGCTGGGTTTGTGTGCACTTTAATCCCTCCGGTTTGGCCTCGGTTCCGagcggtgtttttttttctcttctctaTCGGTACCAGTTGGCGGTTGGCCGGGGCTGAATGTCTGCCTGACAGCATACATTGACATGATTAtgttgcctgctgctgcgtcttgcgcgaccggttccgggtttCCACACGCAGCAGACCCCTCCCTGCCGGTTGATGGCGACGTCGAAATACACACAGGCGGCGGCCACATGTGGAGGGGTGTGACCCTGGGAAGGGAGGTACGGGGCCTCACGAACTAGAAAACCCACGGAGAGGCGATGCATGCAAAGGTATCCGTCGGTTTGCCCCGTCGAAGGCAAAACGCAGCGAGACAAATTGAACTCGACCTTTGCCGATGGGAATAAGAAGTGAaaaaaccaaccgaccgaccaaccgatcCACTCGGCCTACCTTCTACCCCTCGGGCCAGCGAAACGGCGGTGCAaactgctgccgttgccgccgtcgttgcATCAAAACGGAAGGCACGGAGAGCATAAAAGagagaagataaaaaaaatgaagaagacCGATCGTGGCGAGGTCGCCTCGGCGGTGTAtcgtttcctttcgcatcTTTTCCTCTCCGCTGTGTCGTGTTATTCGTTGCGGCGGTGCACGCAAACCCCCGGGTCCCGTGTGTACGATATCCCTTCTTAAGCTCCTTCAACAAACAACCGGAGCAAGAATCGCCTATCTCAGGAAACGGAACACGATCTCAAGAGCTCATTCGcaccccggttcggttgggaTGGATGATATTTATAAAATCCGACACTTTGACGACGAAAAGACGTCGTATCCGATGACGGGCGTGCGAGGCGGGGTCGTTAAGCGatcgttccgtttgtttgaccTTTTGAGACCAGCGATCTCGTTTGCGGGCAGCGCGTCGATTAAAGCATCGTTAGCGATCGCAGTGACCCGCGGTGGAGGGCGGCACAGACGTTGTGCCATTTGACAACGACGCCTAAAAGGAGGAAGCAGAATCTCTGGGTAAGCTGGGGCCTCAGTGTGTAAACATACCTTTGTTGCCGCTAGCTGATGATCGGCACCGTTTCGTGCACCGTTCTCTAATGATGCTGCAGCCGGCGCTGTTTTGGATGTTTTCGCTGTCACGGCCAGGGCGTTGTTGCCATGGTGTTGCCCCTCTTTGCGGTGGGAAGCGAAGGAGCCTTTCTCAGCCGCTCGCGGGGCAACAACCGATGGCGGcgaggatgacgatgacgacgacggtcctccagcagctccaccaGCGGCGGTCGCCGCCGTGAGCTGGCCGTTGCTTTCCTGATTGTCCTCATCGCTCAACGTGAGTCCGGCGGGCGACAGGACCGAGACGCGCTTCTTGTTCACCAAACGCGACGGTTTGCCGGGAAACTTGGACTTTCCCATGGTCGGCGGTTTGgagggtggcggcggcgttcggGGGCGAATTTTGTGCACATTCCTCTCCGCGAcccccaccggccggtcggaccGTGTGCTGCCGGGTGTTGTGTTGGGGCTGGGGGGGCTGCTCCCTTCCGAAAGGTCCCAACGGCCAGTGAACGGAAGCGCGGATAACGGCAGATAAGAGAAGCGGGACACTCGctcgtgctcgtcgtcgtgacACTTTAATTTGCTCTTCACTCAGCGCACGAGGCGCGCACGGAAAAGCACAAcacaacgaaaagaaaacacaacactctCATTCACTGTGACCGCGCACTGGGTGACACGGTTTTGCATACGGCGTGCGGGGCGCAACATTTAGCGCAACGCATGCTGCTGCCACACAATGATGCTCCAAcgaaacacatacacacgcgcgagCTCACGCTCCTCGCTCACTACCACACACCGGCCTTCACTTGGCCAGCGCGTGTACGTACACGCTTTTTCCCTTCTCTTTTGCACGAGACTACccgcacacatgcacacacgcaATACACGACGAGCTGCTGGGTTGCTGTGTTGTGATAATAATTTTGACTtccccgcacacacagctcCTACGGGTTGTTTTTGTGGTAATTTTAGGGCTTATCTGGATTAACTACCGGAACTTTGTGGGCCGCGTGATACGTTGCGACTTTTTTGTTACGGGACACGTTGCTTGCACTTTGCATCGGCCAAAAACACTTTGCGTTAGTCCCGAGGACGAACAGGACTCCACAATATTATGACTATTTGTCGTTTTGGGGCAGCGACCCGAAGGCTTCGTCGGCCATCGGTTACTGGGACTTTTCACTgccgctctcgctcgcacgctcAGCTGGAGGGGTGCCTCTCCCTCTTTCGCACTGTGGctggtttttcggtttcgggtttaACAGCGAATCCGTGGTTGTGTTGCACGGTGGCCGATTAATGGGACAAAACAGTGAACACGGGGGGTGCACAATACCAACACACAGAGTGCCGATCTCGCTGGAGACGTGATCTCGCTTCAACTGGTTGAAGCACGAACCGCGGTCACCTTCGCTGGCGGATCGTCGACCCAAACACGATCGCGGTGTGCAAAATTTGCGAACGGCCAAATTGCCATTTTCTGCGACCACACTTTTCGCTGCCCTAATTTACTGGTACACTAACTGGATACTCATTTCCTTTCGCACAAACTCGCGCTCTCGGGGTGCAAATACCGATAAAACGTAATACGGTGCGTTCGGTTGTGGCTACGCTTCGGATTCACGCGCAAATTTTCCGTACACTCAGactgcacgcacacacgggccCGTTTTGCGCTCGCTCGGACACACACTTTGACAGGGCAGCCGACGAAACGGCGAGAAGTACACCCTTCTCCGAcgacgtttcttttttttttactggCTGGTGTACTTAGTTACTTGGGCTGTTGGTATCTGTGGCTATCTTGCTATTCGTTGATGCGTTCCCGGTCGCTGCTTTTTGCCTTCACGGTCTCTATTCTCTCTCGGGTTTCGctattctctctctcgtttttccgacccggcgttcccggtctctgtttttctctttgtagttctcttttctctctcatttATCTGATTTTTCGTAGATTTTCGATGTTTTAGATCGGTTTTTAGGGTTTTTAaattctcacttctcactttgCTCGAACTCACTCGAAATGGAATTATGCCAAATTCGATGCGATGTTTTGTCGCGTTTGAAATGCTGAATCTGATAAACGGGTGTACAATGCATGcaacattaaatattaaattacctaaatgcaaacgatcgcttcaaacttatcactctttcgactttgactgtacctattttaggaaaatataactaagATCGTCAATCGTCATCATGTAATCGCCTTTTCTCCATAGTGCCACCATTAAACGTAATGTCCAAACGCAATGTTTATTATTcatttgtatttgtttgtatttttgttttggtattGACTCATTATCTTGTTGTCTATCACATATTATCTAAGATAATTCAGACATATTATCACTACTATTCCTTATTGTGCTACTAACTATTACTTATGGCTATTTATTAGTATTCAGCACGATGGCTGTTCGGTTTGCGGAATTTCTTTTGGCAAAGTTTCATGCCTAGGGTTATAGGCTGTTTCATTTGTTAACGGCAGAACCGCCAACTTGCATAAAATATCCTTCAAGGGAAACTGGAACCGCTGTTACctaaaacataaatcatcatcatcatcatttggtCATTAGAACAATCATTTGGTGATCAGTACAATTTTGAAAAGTGTTCATCGAACCGTCAATTTAAATACGTTGATTCAAACATCGAATTCTCATCTCACTGTCAAATTCTTCTCACTTtgcccgaaacgaaaccgaagtacttcgttttcttttgtttcttctttgttttctttactgCTCGAAAATCGCATTctgtcaaaaacattttcgaGCAGCTCGATTATTTTGACGTGCGATGAAAGGCGTTTGTTTATATTCTGGTGAAAAAAACGGAGCGTTTGAGGTGAACTGCGTCTAAATCCTAGTAAAAGCGGCTGATAACTGATAACACGGGTtagctgcaactgcaacactAGAGACGGACTTACATACCAttggtaaataaataacaaccTAGCACAGCGTACGATGAGGTGCTATGCAGTGCCGACATCTGGGTGACATCATTGCACATCGAACGGATTTGTAACGGAACACCCGTTTCTTTTGCAGCCACAATGGAAGCCCTAGATGTGATCGAGAAACGTATCGACCACCTCAACGAGTTGCTCGGACCACTACCAACGACCGAAAGTCAGGCGGAAAACCTGACCGAGGCCATCCTGTCGGCTTCGTCATTCCTACCGtccgccagcaccggccaccTGGCGGATGGCGCTGCCCGGGGAGCGATCCTGGAAACGTTCAAGCGAAAGGACGAACTGGAAACGTACCTAGACCCGGCGTACCTCGAGGAGAAGCAGGACATTAAGGCGAAGGAAATGTACATCAACACGATAGCGAACGATTTGGCCGGCACGTTCGAGACGCtgcagaaaatcaaaaccctCGAGCCGACCCTCGGGGCCGAGTACTTCCGCAGCCTGCCCGACGTGAGCGACCAGCTGAAGGCGATGAACGCAACGATGGGGGAAGCGAAACAGGCCAACGAACTGCTCGAGGAAAGTTTGGTGATCGCGATGCAACGCTACGGCGAAATTCAGACGGGAATCAAAGATTCGCTCAAAGCTATGACCGATCGTCTCGATCAGCTCGAGGAGCGACTggcggagaagaagaagcaagaTAAAGATGTTTAAGGTGTAAGGGCGCCGGGACGATGCTTTGTTGCGCAATCCACTTAAAAGCCCTCGGCACTTCAAAGCATGTCATCGCAATGTAACTGTATCCTACTCGCTTAGTGATTTAATATATTTAACAATATGGCCCGCAACAGGGACACAGACAGTGATTCAGAAAAGTGTAGCTCTATTTTTACGACACAATTTTATTGATCATCATTTAGTAGCTTCTTTCAGAAAGATCAGTTGTCTAGTTCTGTGCTTTTGCGCCCTTCGACGCCCTTTCTGGCCGACACGCTGCGGGTTCTTTATTTAAATAATGAGTGCAAACGGACACGGACTAGCGGAACAGGACTAATAACAGTAACAGGTCCTTCTATTCGCGCGCGTCAGGTTGCGTTCgctttttgcttgtttttctaGCTCATGAAGTGTTCAAAAATGAATGGACAAATGGAATAATACTtagcatcgtcgtcggcgtaccgggggttgggtgggtgtgatgattaaacattaaatgaCTATATCACATTTCACATATGCGACGACCCACGTGTGCCACGACCACAATCGGCCGCTAAACCGTGGTCAGATCGTGGTCGAATGGATCGGGCGCGATTCAGTTGTCATCGCCCTCCTCCAGCTCGTGTCCGTACTGGTGGTGCTCGTACTCGTGGCCACTGAAGTGGTCCTGGCCGATATGCTCGGACCCGGCGTGGCCCAGATCGtatccgtggccaccgtgcagTTTGCTGTCGAACTCGCTGTGATTCTCCAGCGTcagaccgtggccgtggtgcgGTTCAGTCTCCGGGTGAACGATCTACACGAGGGGCGAATGTATCATTATTTGCCATGTCGCCTGCTACTACTGCCACCCAAACCAGGGATCCTCACCTTCAGGTTGTGCTTCAGACCGGAGATCTCCACCGGGTGCTTCAGGAACTGCTGGTCCTCCTTCTTAACGTACACCGGGACGGCGTGGAAGTGGTGGAACTTGAAGCTCTGATGCGAAGTCGCGTGCTTATGCTCGATGTTGTGATGGTGCTCCGTTTCCgacacatcatcatcgtcggcctGATGATGGTGGATCAGGCCGGCGTAGCACACGCCAACAAACAGCGTCACGAAGATCTgcgaacaaacacaacacatcCATTATCCTGTCGATAAAGAATACTCGCATTCCGCGCACTACTCACAATTGATTTAAACATTTTGAAGAACTGTCCTCAAACTCACTGCTTTACAGGCCACAGAACGCGaattcgaacgaacgaaatgggGAACTTATAGCTTCTTGGAGATCACACCGCACGATCACACCTGCAGAAGGAAGGCAAAATGGCTGTtcaccgacggaccgaccgatggcTTGTGATGTCTTCGGTTACCATCGTACGTGGGCTTTATAGTGGCTTGCCCCTCCGGATTCAACCGCGGCGGGAAAACCGTCCCGAAAcgggcgaaagcgaaagtaaaGCGTGGTGCGCGCTCTGATAGACTCGCGGCACCGGTGGAAATGGCTCGACGGCTCTCGGATGTGGCCTGCATACTCTAGTGGGGAGCTCCACACACTGGCCCAGAGTGCGAATGAGGTGAGGATTCGCGTTTTGGACGGACCGGACTTGGGTTAAATTTGGCGTTATCCCTAAAGATGTCGTGCCATTCCGTGCCGATCGTTGGCCGCTCGGAAAAGCGATCTTAGTCTGGCTTCGAGTGTGACTTTCAAATTACGCACCGTAATGCACCGGCAACGACAGGTAACAGTAATTGCCAGCTAAACTCGGGGTGCCGTACCCTGGACATTAATCTTTCAGCGGGGCACAGCTTTTCGCCGGTTTTCTCCATTCCACTGGTTAATTGGAAATGACACAGGACAACAGTTGACGTAAGGTGGCCAAGAAACGAGATCGGGCTCGGGAACATTCGGGTGACTGACTGGGTGGTTTTGGGCTATTCTATCGATTCAGGCGCTCCGTGGTTACGCAAAGGATTTTAGGGTTTTATTATCAACAGTGCCCTatcgcaacagcagctgcagcgtAACGGCCGTAAATCGATTGCCTACGATCGCGAGAGATGCGATTTTCTACGCCTCACCCATTGGACGTTTGTTTCGGATCGGCTAAGGAGACGAGCTggccgttcgatcgatcgttgaCTGACGCGCGGCCAAGCGAATCGAGGCAAGGGCCCGAGACGAACTCCGAGACATTTCGAATGCCGCTCGCTTTTAAAATCATCACCTCGCGTGTCTCGGTTTGATTGGTCCCTTATCGCTCGTGGTACTTGACCAAGACACGGATCTATGCTACTTTCTTCGTATCGTGCCGGCGGCCGAACAGGTTCGTAGGGTTCCGTGACACTCGCTTGGATGCtgccgacagagagagagagagagacggggaGCGCGGTGGGGAAGTTGAATGCCCACTAACCTGGCCCGTAATAACTCGTCCGTCTGCAAACCGGCGCCTTGGTTCGGTTATTGGAGCGTTTTGCTCGGTTATGGCAGGGTTCAGGTTTCTGGATTAATCATGCGGATTAATACACCAAACCCGGGACCCAGCATAGGAAGAGGTTAATCATCTTGTAATCCACCCTGCATTACCTCACAGTGCCACAGTACCTCACCTCACCCTGGACAGGAAGTGGCTCGTGGACAAAGTGTCGGACCGATCGGGGCCAGTAAGACCCAGGGCGCCCCACCCGGGGGAACCAAGTACGAATCCGGCCGGAAAGGCAGCTACCGGCATTAACATATCCGAAACCGGTTGGAGCCGATCCGCACGCTTCCTGTTTAACGGATGTCTGTGCTTCCTCTTTAATGATCGGCtggctcggtggctcggcgGGTGTGTCCCGACCAATCGATAACGCTTCCGATGAGTGGTGATTAACTAAACGATCTAATAGGCTGACCGGAGCCTCAGGCGAGAGGGTCTCTCCTGCGCCTTGGCACCAAGGCTTGTTCTACTCCATCTTCAGTTGCATTGCAAAAGAGACTTTCTTTGTGGGGCGACTGTTTGGAAACATTCTTTCACACGTGGGTCGTGTAATTATGATTCGAAATGGTGCATAACAGCTCGCCTCACAGCTCGGGCTCGCAGCGCCATGGATACCTCGTGGGCCCATCAATATATAATTGATACGCGACGTGAACGGGTGCGCAGCGCACATGCAACCTTTACTTCTGACAGTGCACACGACGACGTGGCCATCAGCAGTAATCGCTGATGGtggcttcgtcgtcgtccgtgcgCCAATTTGGAGCGATGAAAATAACGGGGCATTGCAGAAGAGTGCTTTGCGCGCGTGCTTCTCGCGATCTTGGCGCGATCTTCGcggggttcgggttcgtgGGTGAAATGGAGTAGTGAGCCTCGGGCGGCCCAGCCAGCAGCTACTTTTCCCCGGGTTGCGCCCGCTTCTCACAAAGAAATTTACGTAATGGGACAGCCCTGTGCCCTGTGCGGCGTAAAGACCCCGGCCACCAGCTCATCAGACTCCGCTGAGCTGCCCGATCGCCGGTGTGCTAATGGCGATGGGAGATATGGGAgcgaagcagaagaaattGTTCTTTGTGCTGAGGTGAAACGATGTAACTCATACGCGGTCCCCATTGAAACCTGTGGCGGCGATCAAAGGTTAGACAGCATAATGGAGGCCGATATCGATGCAACCGAAGATTAAATGAATGCGGGGACAAGTGTGCAGAAGTTCCTACAGTATCTCAAGATCAGTCAGGATCGGGACAATCACCAGtagtttcgttttgattttatttcacttaCTCCAAGTTACTAA encodes the following:
- the LOC131211017 gene encoding histidine-rich glycoprotein, whose translation is MFKSIIFVTLFVGVCYAGLIHHHQADDDDVSETEHHHNIEHKHATSHQSFKFHHFHAVPVYVKKEDQQFLKHPVEISGLKHNLKIVHPETEPHHGHGLTLENHSEFDSKLHGGHGYDLGHAGSEHIGQDHFSGHEYEHHQYGHELEEGDDN
- the LOC131210623 gene encoding uncharacterized protein LOC131210623, which encodes MEALDVIEKRIDHLNELLGPLPTTESQAENLTEAILSASSFLPSASTGHLADGAARGAILETFKRKDELETYLDPAYLEEKQDIKAKEMYINTIANDLAGTFETLQKIKTLEPTLGAEYFRSLPDVSDQLKAMNATMGEAKQANELLEESLVIAMQRYGEIQTGIKDSLKAMTDRLDQLEERLAEKKKQDKDV